One Vairimorpha necatrix chromosome 7, complete sequence DNA segment encodes these proteins:
- a CDS encoding transcription initiation factor TFIID subunit 6 (TAF6), translating to MLFSMETLKSYAQSVGISNIDDDALRILSQDLEYRIKEICQEGSKFMLASKRTKLSIDDINYGLISRNVDPLFGYDPQDNLVFKGLPSGIFYVPDEEIDLEEFLERPLPKIPLNTSIQSHWLAIEGVQPQTAQNPIIIQKTDQKKDTLLTYQEEAELKSHNKHMLTKELSMYFEKIIQTMETDEDIAIECLKNESGIQQLVPYFIHHFNQQIVQNLKNSDKLIVVVMMYNSILKNHFIFIDPYLHQILPSLLTCVVGKSVDDKVRLIASDVIKYVYDNFAAKYKTLGPRIVNTLARTWMDKEKDESVQLAAVKCLGLLSSEVINNVIRPKAEVYRKEQGNVSVLKELERLLK from the coding sequence ATGTTGTTTTCCATGGAAACTTTGAAATCTTACGCTCAGTCTGTTGGTATCTCAAATATTGACGACGATGCTCTGAGAATCTTGTCTCAGGATTTAGAATATCGAATCAAAGAGATTTGTCAAGAAGGCAGTAAATTCATGTTAGCCAGTAAAAGAACTAAATTGAGTATTGATGACATTAATTATGGACTTATAAGTAGGAATGTAGACCCACTTTTCGGATATGATCCACAAGACAATCTTGTCTTTAAAGGCCTTCCGTCTGGTATTTTCTATGTCCCGGACGAAGAAATTGATCTCGAAGAATTTTTGGAGCGGCCTTTGCCTAAAATCCCGCTAAATACTTCAATCCAGTCACATTGGCTTGCGATAGAAGGAGTTCAACCACAGACTGCGCAAAATCCAataataatacaaaaaacaGATCAAAAGAAGGATACGCTTCTTACATACCAAGAAGAAGCAGAGCTTAAATCTCATAATAAGCACATGTTGACTAAAGAATTGAGCATGTATTTTGAGAAAATTATCCAGACAATGGAAACAGACGAAGATATCGCGATAGAATGTCTTAAAAATGAAAGTGGAATTCAACAACTTGTTCCTTATTTTATTCATCATTTTAATCAACAAATAGTtcaaaatctaaaaaattctgaTAAATTGATTGTCGTCGTGATGATGTACAAtagtattttaaagaatcattttatttttattgaccCGTATCTTCACCAGATACTTCCGTCGCTGCTTACATGCGTAGTCGGGAAGTCCGTGGATGATAAAGTAAGATTAATAGCATCAGATGTTATCAAATATGTGTACGACAATTTCGCCGCTAAGTACAAAACTTTGGGGCCTAGGATTGTCAATACCCTCGCCAGGACATGGATGgacaaagaaaaagacGAGTCTGTACAACTTGCTGCCGTAAAATGTCTTGGACTATTATCTAGTGAAGTTATAAATAATGTAATTAGACCCAAAGCAGAAGTATATAGGAAAGAACAAGGGAATG